The genome window CAAGTATTGAGCTGTCAGAATATAAGCACACGCTTCACCTCATTCATATCATTGGTAAAACGTCCATATTCCGGGTTCTTCAGCAAGTTTGAATCACAAACGATAATAATGGCTTAGTTCAAATTCGACAGTTGATAGCTGAACGCTGAATGCTTATTTTCTTGAAGTGTGCCGGAGCAGATCGTAAGCCGAGTTCTGTTTCCCCCTCCCGGTCACCCGAAAGAGGGCGATGATCATTAATCTGGAACAACAGTTGCCTGTTGCTTCAAGCGACGCTACCCGAGAACTTCGAGCGGGCTACTCTCAAACGTTCTCCTATTTGGTCTTGCTCCAGATGGGGTTTACCAAGCTTTCCCGGTCACCCGAGAAACTGGTGAGCTCTTACCTCACCTTTTCACCCTTACCCAGTATAATGGACACGGCCAATCTTACCGGGCGGTATATTTTCTGTGGCACTTTCCTTAGGGTCACCCCCAGTCGCCGTTAGCGACCATCCTGCCCTGTGGAGCTCGGACTTTCCTCCAGTCCGGCATACTATCTTGAATCCTGAAACAAATTCAGGACAAGTTCATTGCACAACCGAACCAGCGATCATCTGACCTACTCCGACACCACTAAAAGATGTTAATTTTTATCTATATCACTCCAATGTATAATTCTATTACAGTTAGGACATAATATCAAATCCTCAAATTTTTGCAATTCGTTGTACATCTGAGGAGGAATATTCATGTGACATCCACCACAAACTCCATTCCACACCGAAACCACGGCAAGATCATTTCTCTTTTCCTTAATAATTTCATATTTTTTGAGAAGATCCCTATCAATTTCCCCCCTAACATCATCAATTTTCTTATGACAGGCTAACAGTTCAGAATCGACGGAATTTATTTCCTGCTCAATCTCACTTCTTACTTTTTCGTACTTCAAACGATAAGCGTTCAGTTCCTCTTCCTTACTTTTCAATCCTTCCCTTACGACATCTGTTTCTTCCAAGATATAAATAATCCCATCTTCGATCTCGCTGTTTTTCCCCTCGACAGTTTCAA of Syntrophales bacterium contains these proteins:
- a CDS encoding C4-type zinc ribbon domain-containing protein, whose protein sequence is MKKQILLLIELQKNDLEMKDIKMKNQKLPDKIAELDTEFQSFEDKVGEERRRFEELNVMHREKEESLKRGIESLKKTKNRLLEIKTNKEYHAMLKEIETVEGKNSEIEDGIIYILEETDVVREGLKSKEEELNAYRLKYEKVRSEIEQEINSVDSELLACHKKIDDVRGEIDRDLLKKYEIIKEKRNDLAVVSVWNGVCGGCHMNIPPQMYNELQKFEDLILCPNCNRIIHWSDIDKN